A single region of the Fusarium keratoplasticum isolate Fu6.1 chromosome 7, whole genome shotgun sequence genome encodes:
- a CDS encoding NmrA domain-containing protein, which translates to MATYLITQATGKQSQYITEHLLATGAKIHAVVRNPDKLPTVLQRPEVKIFKGESTDLEAVFRAAQGCKGAFLNTFPIPGLETQQAKTITEACKKAGVETVVASTSFLTGDKEVWDDKESDEIGIRSYYQSKHEVEEVVRNAGFKYYTIIRPGFIHFDFLLPNVYGNFPALPAKGELDHAYNDNATMIYTDANDIGKYATAAFQNPEKFNGQAIQLGKSNLTLEETRKILIRITGREVISRRRTPEEVEVAKAAVPAQKFNLWANIRDFSPAAAEAKEAEVKFGITFTTLEEALQRDKARLLECIPA; encoded by the coding sequence ATGGCGACCTATCTCATCACTCAGGCGACTGGCAAGCAGAGCCAATACATTACTGAGCACCTTCTCGCAACTGGTGCCAAAATCCACGCCGTCGTGCGAAACCCCGACAAGCTTCCTACGGTTCTTCAGCGCCCTGAAGTCAAGATCTTCAAGGGAGAAAGCACCGACCTTGAAGCTGTCTTTCGGGCTGCACAGGGTTGCAAGGGAGCTTTCCTAAACACTTTCCCTATTCCTGGTCTGGAGACTCAGCaagccaagaccatcaccgaAGCATGCAAAAAGGCAGGCGTTGAGACCGTCGTCGCATCGACCTCTTTCTTGACCGGGGATAAGGAGGTTTGGGACGACAAGGAATCCGATGAAATTGGCATCCGCTCTTACTATCAGTCCAAGCACGAGGTCGAAGAGGTTGTCCGCAACGCCGGCTTCAAATACTACACTATTATTCGCCCGGGTTTCATTCACTTTGACTTCCTTCTGCCCAACGTCTATGGCAACTTTCCTGCGCTACCAGCCAAGGGGGAACTTGACCACGCCTACAACGACAACGCGACCATGATTTACACCGATGCCAACGACATTGGCAAATACGCCACGGCTGCCTTCCAGAACCCTGAAAAGTTCAACGGCCAGGCGATTCAGCTCGGCAAGAGCAACCTGACTCTAGAGGAGACGCGCAAGATCCTGATTAGGATCACTGGAAGGGAGGTTATTTCAAGGAGGCGCACTCCggaagaggttgaagtgGCAAAGGCTGCAGTCCCGGCTCAAAAGTTCAATCTTTGGGCCAACATCAGGGACTTTAGCCCTGCTGCAGCGGAAGCGAAGGAAGCGGAGGTCAAGTTTGGTATTACATTCACTACCTTGGAGGAGGCTTTGCAGAGGGATAAGGCTCGGCTCCTCGAGTGTATTCCCGCCTAG
- a CDS encoding SET domain-containing protein, whose protein sequence is MEELLYDNPVYEIRLVPGKGYGIVAASKIPKGTRILSEAPIVRLPREAVSVDQPQATKYQLWVSIAAKLAAYPPVYKRAYLELWDSYPEESDEVGIALTNALPLGPSSSTCGVFLRASRFNHSCHPNAQETWNDSIKKLNFHACWDIEEGEEITISYLKKRACYKTRQASLQANCRFQCLCSLCSLPVTKRKLSDTRLEEIQRLKNEVTSTMAHLLNPLDNLHKVHKMLTLMINEGIRDVSIPRAYYDAFLTAISHGDQARAKVFADRALHSRRTVEGNDSAMVKKLEQLSHHPYTHQDYKQTEKWKTNIEDAPRGFPTPDFEIWLWRRDKPRELQFADLRCTPTFPCFNDLPGEHEANTEFFEATDAFNCQPKKYWALLADILHVDEGDGGDLKVTVEDKNWKKVPVLLRTSEFGDTFDRSMVKRGHTILILFPVKDESMDGLPGIVVDKLDALKVLLHSNP, encoded by the coding sequence ATGGAAGAACTGCTTTATGATAACCCTGTGTACGAGATTAGGCTCGTGCCCGGCAAGGGCTATGGCATCGTCGCAGCCAGCAAGATCCCCAAAGGCACCCGTATTCTCTCTGAGGCGCCAATTGTCCGGCTGCCCCGAGAAGCTGTCTCTGTCGATCAACCTCAGGCCACCAAATATCAACTTTGGGTGTCGATTGCTGCCAAGCTTGCCGCCTATCCCCCAGTCTATAAAAGGGCTTATCTCGAGTTGTGGGACTCGTATCCAGAAGAAAGTGACGAGGTTGGCATTGCTTTGACGAATGCTCTTCCTTTGGGCCCGAGCTCATCTACATGCGGCGTCTTCTTGCGGGCATCTCGGTTCAATCATAGCTGCCACCCAAACGCGCAGGAGACCTGGAACGATTCGATCAAAAAACTAAATTTCCACGCATGTTGGGACattgaagaaggagaagagatcACCATAAGCTACTTGAAGAAACGGGCATGCTACAAGACCAGACAGGCCTCCCTTCAGGCTAACTGTCGCTTTCAATGTCTATGCTCTCTCTGCTCCCTGCCCGTCACCAAGCGGAAGTTGAGTGACACTAGACTGGAGGAGATTCAGAGGCTCAAGAATGAAGTCACCAGTACGATGGCTCATCTTTTGAACCCCCTTGACAACCTCCACAAGGTGCATAAAATGTTGACTCTCATGATCAATGAGGGCATTCGCGATGTAAGCATTCCCAGGGCCTACTACGACGCCTTTTTGACTGCCATATCTCATGGAGATCAGGCCAGGGCCAAGGTATTTGCTGACAGAGCACTGCACAGCCGAAGAACTGTTGAAGGAAACGACAGTGCGATGGTTAAGAAGCTGGAGCAGTTGTCCCACCACCCCTATACACACCAGGATTATAAACAGACTGAAAAGTGGAAGACTAATATCGAAGACGCCCCAAGAGGATTTCCGACCCCCGACTTTGAGATTTGGCTGTGGCGAAGGGACAAACCTCGTGAGTTGCAGTTCGCTGACCTGCGGTGCACACCAACCTTTCCCTGCTTCAACGATCTTCCTGGAGAGCACGAAGCTAACACTGAGTTCTTTGAGGCTACAGATGCGTTCAACTGCCAACCAAAGAAGTATTGGGCTCTCCTGGCCGACATTCTGCACGTGGACGAGGGTGACGGCGGCGACCTGAAAGTTACtgtcgaggacaagaactGGAAAAAGGTGCCAGTTTTGCTCCGTACGTCGGAATTTGGCGACACGTTTGACCGCTCGATGGTAAAGCGAGGGCATACTATTTTGATTCTTTTCCCCGTGAAGGACGAAAGCATGGACGGGCTACCTGGGATTGTAGTTGACAAGCTCGACGCTTTGAAGGTACTTCTGCATTCCAACCCCTGA